GTCGAATACGCTTGAGACAGgtctgcaggaaacaaaaggaaacataaAATGACTCCtaataataatgaattgtgTAATAGTTAAAAGgtcatttgaatgaaatgagaGGTCGTGCTGTCTTCTTCCCACCTgcacttccttcttgttgcccAGCTTCTCCACTTTGTCCACAAAATCCTCAAACTGCAGTTTGGGGTACAACCTGTGAGCCCAGTTCTCCATCTTCTGCATCAGCAGCCGCAGGTCATCGGCCTGGAGGAAGCgagcacacacaaacgccacgAGGCGTCGGCTCAATGTTACGTGATAAGTTCCGGTCAGCCGTGAGCGACTCGCCGGCTCTCACCTCGTGGCCTTTGCCTTTGAAACGGACGTTGTCGAACAGGGTTCGTAGAGCCGGAAGTCCTCGTTCTGAGGTCAGCCTGAAGGAAAATGTACAAGAACTCATTGGATTCAATGTtcacacataaaataaatattaatgagGGCAAATTGAACATTTTTAAATCGAAATGACTAAATCTGGAGCTGTAGATTTCAAGTGGAGCTAGAATGAGATGACGTCCCGGCGTCTAAGGTCCTTACAACCCATCACAGACGTGGCTGAGGGCCGAGGTACCTCTGAGAGTCCAGCTTGGGTTGCGGCCTTTTTACTCCTCGTCTCTTAGAAGCCGGGACGTCGGCCAGCTTGGACCCGTCGGCGTCGTCCTCTCCTGCATTAACCACAGCACATGACCGCTGCTCCGTCAGCATCTCAAGTCAACATCCTTCCGTCGAGTCTCTCCACCTTCTAGGTGTCGGCTGGATGTTAAGTCgactttctcaccatcgtcgAAAGGCTCTGCGGCCTCCTGTCCTCCGTGGCCCGGGGAGTGAGGGGGCGGCAGGGGGGCGAAAGTCTCGTCCTCTATGCTGTCATAGTCCCGGAGGTCAGACAGGCTTTTGGCCATGGTGAGCGACTCCTGGAGGAAAGGTAACCACGTGATCCACGAATGGTGTTCAAAATAATGAACTAGAACTATCAGAGCGCTTCCCAACGacacacagaaaagagaaaaactaaacACGATAACTAAGCAAAAATGTAACAATCAAAGAAAGGTTTTCGACTTTATTAAGTCCACTGATTTATTTGACTAATTACAGAACGAGAAGTTTATTTAAGTTCCTGCAGAAAAGAAGTGACgatctgttgatttattttggtgGTTTGGCTGAGATTATACTTACACTTCAAtattacatatacatgttaATGGTATATCTGTAGTcattaatttaaaatatatactaTAATCCATTCATATTAACGTTATACATGTGTTTCTTTCACTAACGGTATTTGTGTATAACGTTAATAACTTAAGTGATAGTAACTTAAGTAACATTGAATTCAATAAAACCAAACAAGTCGACAACGATGCAACATACAAAACATATTTGACTAGTGAACAATCTTCAAAGCCACGTTAGATAAACGCAAAGTGAGAAGAATTTTTCCTCCTTAAAGCCGTAAGTTTCAGTAGGTTCGCTAAGCACCACTAAGCTAGCATTGTGCTAACACTGTGCTAACTTTACTTTAGCTAGCTTAGCTCAGCTGACATGTAAGTTATCTTCTGTCAACGAAACAGTAAAGCAAAACGAGTCAACTACAAGTGAAGGAAATAAGCATAGCGTTTAATTATACACGACgtaattgttttaattaaagacGTATAACATTTTAATATGTATTTACCGGTCACAAGCTGTCCGTTCAGCCAAGCAACAAGTGCTATCAAGCTAGCAGGCACCACTTCCGGTACAAGATGTTCTTTCTTTCAAGATAAACTCCCACAGATTCATTAATAGTTCAATAACATAACAATACGTAACGACAAAATACTAATGTAGAGACGTTTTAGGTGGCAGAACAAACGTGTATTAAGTTGTATGGGCTAATTATCCTAATTATCCCAGGACTAGTATTTCTAAATCAGGGCAGTGACTGGATGTGACTATGATTCCCTGTTTTTTAACGTCAATTTATTGTGAACATGATTGAGTTATGAAAAATAGTTTCATTCAtgacaaaaacattaaatattttaaactaTGATTACACCAATATTATGTTGGGTCCTCCTTTTTAGAATTGGGGCTCTTACTTTGAAGGATAAAACGCTTTGCAGGAAAAGGTGCTTTTTGTGATTTATCTGATCAATTGAATCAATAAGCAGCTTTACAAACTCAGCTTTGAAGGGGAACGAGCTCAATCAACAACAGAAAGCTGGAAGACAAAACGTCGACTAATGGAGATTAGACCAACATTTAGATAAAGAACTGTCTTGTCACAAAATGATATAAGACGTTAAAATATAATATCGGATCAGATTCATATCGTTCCAACTGGTTATCtactttattacattacattacatgacatgtcatttagcggacgcttttatccaaagcgacgtacaataagtgcatacAAAcaatagggtacaaactcaggagaacaagaaacaagaaagtgcaatttcctcctTCCTACTTGCTAAagtatgttttgttgttgtttcagtaTTCCATTATTGATTATAGATTATAGACAGTTTATGAAGcatcagcattaaaaaaaaaaaaaaaaatatatatatatatatatatatatatatatatatatatatatatatatatatatatatatatatatatatata
This DNA window, taken from Gasterosteus aculeatus unplaced genomic scaffold, fGasAcu3.hap1.1 HAP1_SCAFFOLD_108, whole genome shotgun sequence, encodes the following:
- the LOC144395185 gene encoding TIMELESS-interacting protein-like, with the protein product MAKSLSDLRDYDSIEDETFAPLPPPHSPGHGGQEAAEPFDDGEDDADGSKLADVPASKRRGVKRPQPKLDSQRLTSERGLPALRTLFDNVRFKGKGHEADDLRLLMQKMENWAHRLYPKLQFEDFVDKVEKLGNKKEVQTCLKR